AGCGCGCCGCATGGTCCAGGTACACGCCGTCGCCTTCGAGCTCGGCCTGGTCGCCGCCGGTGACCAGGTTCACCAGCAGGCGGCCGCCCGAGAGGCGATCGAAGGTCGCGGCCATGCGCGCGGCCAGGCTGGGCTGGTGCAGGCCGGGCCGCACTGCCACCAGGAACTTGAGTTTCGTCGTCGCGCCGATCAGGCTCGAGGCGATCACCCACGGGTCTTCGCACGAACGGCCGGTGGGAATCAGCACGCCTTCGTAGCCGAGGCTGTCGGCCGCGCCCGCGATCTGCTGCAGGTAGGCCAGGTCGATCGGCCGCGCGCCTTCGCTGGTGCCGAGATAGCGGCTGTCGCCGTGCGTGGGGAGAAACCAGAATATCTGCATGTCGTCCTTCCGTCGGTGCGTCAGATGGCAAAGAAGAAGCCGCGCACGCGGGGCAGCGCGCAGCGCGGGCGCCGCAATGCAGCCTGCGTGCGCCGCGGCTCGGGAATGCCCCAGGCGCGCGTGGTCGTGGCGAGCACGCGGGCGGCGCGATCGCGCACTGCGTCCCGCGTCACGCGATTCCCGCCGCGGCGGCCTCGAGCACGTTGATCTTTCGGGGGATCAGCTTCAGGTCGAAGAAGGTGTCGGCGATCTTCTGCTGCTCGGCAAGAACGGCCCTGGTGATGGAGCCGGTGCCGTAGGCCGCGCGCGCCACCGACAGGTCGGCCACCGGCTTCGGCAAACCCCAGAGGGCGGCCAGCTCGGTGGCCAGCTCGTTCCTGTTGGCGGTGCCCCAGAGATCGATCTTGTTGATCTCCTCGATCGCGATAGCCAGCACATCGGCGTTCTTTGCCACATAGCCGAGCGACGAGAAGTAGTAGCCGCGGTTGCCCACCACGCCGGTCGCGTCGGCCAGGACGCGGGCTTCGAGCGATTTCTCGGCGGCGGCAAGGAACGGATCCCAGATCACCCATGCATCGACCGAGCCCTTCTCGAACGCGGCGCGCGCATCGGCCGGCGGCAGGAAGACGAGGTTCAGGTCGCCGTAGGCAAGGCCGTGCTTCTCGAGCAGCTTGGCGATGAAGTAGTGGACGTTCGAGCCCTTGTTGAGCGCAACCTTCTTTCCCTTCAGCTCGGCCACGGTCCTGATGGCCGAGCCCCTGGGCACCAGCACGGCTTCCGATTGGGGCCGCGGCAGTGTGGTGGCCACGTAGGCCAGCGGCGCACCGGCGGCCTGCGCGAAGATGGGCGGCGCCTCGCCCACGTCGCCGAAGTCGATGGAGCCGACGTTCAGTGCTTCGAGCTGCACCGGACCGGCGGTGAACTCGGTCCACTTCACAGCCACGCCGAGCGGCGCCAGCCGCTTCTCGAGCGTGCCGCGGCCCTTGAGGATGCTGAGCGAACCTTTCTGGTTGCCGATGCGCAGCTGGCGCGCCGGCGCCTGGGCCAGCGCGGCGAAGGAAGGCAATGCGATGGCGGCGGCAGCGGCGCTCTGCAGCAGGCGGCGGCGCGGAATGGAGATGGAAGTCATGAGTTCGTCCTTTTCGAATGCGAATGGAGGCAGCCTCAGGCCGAGATGAAGCCGACGATGAGCGCGATGGCGGTCACCACGATCGTGCTGATGGCCAGGTCTCGCAGCGCCTTCCAGATGGAGCGGGGCTGCGCGTCGAGCGCGGAGTCTTCGGTGGCAACGGGGTTCATGCGTGATTCCTTGTGCAAAAACTTCAGGCAAAGCTGTGCCCGCGACTGCCCAAAGCAGCCAGGGTCTTTTCTCTTTTCGTGAAACACTGCGGAACCGGCTCCGCCGGGCCGCTGGTGTTGCCCCCGGTAGGGGGTTGGCGTAGCGACACGAAGTGCGCGAAGACTGGGGGGCGAGCCAGTGCTAAACGCTACATCGCACCTTGGAGAAAGGCACCGGCTCGAAGCCATGCGTGGCCGGCAGCTTCAGCCCTTCGGTCGCGAGCACCTCGACGGCCTCGTTGAGCCGCTCGGCCAGGTCGGCATGCACCTGGTAGGCGTTCTCGGGCGTCAGCGCGATCTGCGAATCGGTCGCGTAGACGCCCGGCAGGATGTGGCGCGCCGAAAGCGCATGCAGCACCGGCCGCAAGGCGTAATCGAGCGCGAGCATGTGGTGCGGGCTGCCGCCGGTGGCCAGCGGCAGCACGGTCTTGCCCTTGAGCGCGTTCTGCGCCAGCAGATCGAGAAAAACCTTCAGCACGCCGCTGTAGGCGGCCTTGTAGACCGGCGTAGCCACCACGACCACACGTGCATGCGCCACCTGCGCAATCGCACGCTCGATGGCCGGATGGTTCCAGTCGGCCAGGAGCAGCGCCTGGGCCGGCAGGTCGCGGATCGCGAGCCGCTCGATGTGCGCATGGCGGCCGGCCAGCCGCTCGCCCACGGCCTCGAGCAAGGCGGTGGAGCGCGATGGCGCCGAAGGGCTGCCGGCAATCAGAAGAACGGACACGGGAGGCTTTCGGTTTTTTTCGGGATCTTCGGAGCTCGAGGCGGGTCAGCGCTGCTTTGCCGTGTAGATCTGGTCGAAGGAGGCGCCGTCCGCGAAGTGGTCCTTGTCCGCCTTCGCCCAGCCGCCGAAGGCCTGGTCGATGGTCACCAGCGTGAGCTTGGGAAACTGCTTGTCGTACTTGGCCTTGGCCTTCTCCGAGGTCGGGCGGTAGAAGTTGCGGCCCGCAATGTCCTGGCCTTCGTCCGAATACAGGTACTTGAGGTATTCCTCGGCCACCGCGCGGGTGCCCTTCTTGTCGACCACCTTGTCGACCACCGCCACTGTGGGTTCGGCCAGGATGGAAATCGACGGCACCACGATCTCGAATTTGTCGGGGCCGAATTCCTTCAGCGCCAGGAAGGCTTCGTTCTCCCAGGCCAGCAGCACGTCGCCCACGCCGCGCTGCACGAAGGTGATGGTCGAGCCGCGCGCGCCGGTGTCGAGAACGGGCACGTTCTTGAACAGGCTGCCGATGTATTCCTTGGCCTTGGCGTCGCTGCCGTACTTGCGCTTGGCGAATTCCCAGGCGGCCAGGTAGTTCCAGCGCGCGCCGCCGGAGGTCTTGGGGTTGGGCGTGATCACCTGCACGCCGGGCTTGACGAGGTCGTCCCAGTCCTTCAGGCCCTTGGGGTTGCCCTTCTTCACCAGGAACACGATGGTCGAGGTGTAGGGCGCGGAGTTTTGCGGCAGGCGCTTCTGCCAGCCGGCCTTGACGGCCCCGCCGTGCGTGACCAGCGCGTCGATGTCGCCGCCGAGCGCCAGGGTGGCGACGTCGGCGTCGATGCCGTCGATGATCGAGCGGGCCTGCTTGCCCGAACCGCCGTGCGACTGCTTGATCGTCACGTCCTGGCCGGTCTTGCCTTTCCAGTATTTGGCAAACGCGCGGTTGTAGTCGACGTAGAGCTCGCGCGTCGGGTCGTACGACACGTTCAGCAGCGTGACGGGAGCCGCGCCCTGCTGCGCGAACGACGGCAACGCCGTCAGGGCCATGGCACCGGCCACGCCGGCACCCAGGGAAAGCTTGATAAAGTCGCGGCGAAGGCTCATGGTGTCTTGCTCAAAAAGGCATATCAATGAAGCTGCGTATTCTGAATACGACATATAGAAACTGGAACAACCAAGTTCTCAGTTCTAAATAGCCAAATCAACTAAGCAACCGCTTTCCCCACCAGAGGCAATCAAAAATGGCACGCATGGTTCAGTGCATCAAGCTCGGCAAAGAGGCCGAAGGGCTCGACTTCCCGCCCTATCCGGGGGAACTGGGCAAGCGCCTGTGGGAAAACGTCAGCAAGGAAGCCTGGGCCGCCTGGCTCAAGCAGCAGACCATGCTGGTCAACGAAAACCGGCTGAATCTGGCCGATCTGCGCGCCCGCCAATACCTTGCCCGCCAGATGGAAAAGCATTTCTTCGGCGAAGGCGCCGACGTGGCCCAGGGTTACGTGCCTCCTCCTCCCCCCTCGAACTGAGCCCGCCTTGGCCGCCGAGCCCGTCGCCTGGCGCGCCGACGGCGTGCCGCACAGCGAGCGCTTCGACGACATCTATCACACCGTAACCGGGGCGCTGGCGCAGTCGCGCCACGTGTTCCTGGGCGGCTGTGGCCTGCCTGAAGCCTGGTCCGGACGGCCGCATTGGCGGATTCTCGAAACCGGATTCGGGCTGGGCCTCAATTTCCTGACAACCTGGCAAGCGTGGCGTGCGGACGCGAACCGGCCGCGGATGCTGCACTTCGTCGCCATCGAGGCGCATCCGGTCGGGCCCGAAGACCTGCTGCGCGCCGCCGGGGCCTACCCGGAGCTGATGCCGCTGGCCAGGGAACTGGCCGCGCAGTGGCACGGGCTGCTGCCGGGCTTTCATCGCCTGGCCTTCGACGCGGGCCGCGTGCTGCTCACGCTGTGCATCGGCGACGTGCAGCCAATGCTGCGCGCGCAGCGCTTCGAGGCCGACAGCATCTTTCTCGACGGTTTCAGCCCGCAGCAGAACCCGGCCATGTGGTCGCCCGACACGCTGAAGGCCGTGTCGCGCTTTGCGCGCCAGGGCACCGGCCTGGCCACCTGGACCTATGCCCGTGCGGTGCGCGATGCGCTCTCGCAGAACGGCTTCCAGCTCCAAAGGCGCCAGGGCCTGCCGCCCAAGCGCGACTGCCTGAACGGCGTGTTCGCGCCGGCCTGGACGGTTCGGCGCCGCGGCCCCGCGCCGGAGCGGATCGAAACCCCGGGCCGCTGCGCCGTGATCGGCGCCGGGCTGGCCGGCGCGGCGGTGGCCGCCAGCCTGGCGCGCCGCGGATGGCAGGTCATGGTGCTCGATGCGGCCGACCGCCCGGCCGCCGGCGCTTCCGGCCTGCCGGTCGGCGTGATGGCGCCGCACGTCTCGCCCGACGACGCCCTGCTGTCGCGGCTCACGCGCGCCGGTATTCGCGCGACCTGGCACGAACTGCAACGCCTGCTGGAGCAAGGCCGCGACTGGCGCGCCAGCGGCGTGCTGGAGCGCCGGCCCGACGGCGACACGCGCGTTCCCGCCGGGTGGAGCGATGGCGGCCCCAATGAATCGTGGCCTGCAAGCGCCGCGCAGCTGGCGCAAGCCGGCTTGCCGGCCGATGCGCCCGCCCTCTGGCATGCGCGCGCGGGCTGGGTTCGCCCGCAACGGCTGATCACCGCCTGGCTGCGCGGGCCGGGCATCGAATTCCGCGGCAGCGCGCGGATGGCACGCATGGCGCGCAGTGCCGGCGCATGGCAGCTGTTCGATGCAGCGGACCGGCTGCTGGCCGAGGCGGAGCGCGTGGTGGTCGCCGCGGGCTTCGAGTCTGGCCGCTTCGCTCCGGGGCTTCCGCTGCAGCCCGTGCGCGGCCAGGTCATGTGGGGTTCCATGACGGCCGATCCCGGGCTTCCGGCGGCCCCCATCAATGGTGACGGCCACCTGATCGCGCATGTCCCGGCCGATGATGGCAGCCACCTCTGGCTGGCCGGCGCCACCTTCGACCGCGACAGCACCGAGCTCGAACCGAACGACGCCGATGCCGCCGCCAACCGCGAGCGCCTGCAGCGCCTGCACCCCGGCGCAGCCGCCGCACTGGCCGCGAGTTTCGACCGCGGCGAGGCCCACGCCTGGGTCGGCGTGCGCTGCGCGTCGGGCGACCGCCGGCCGCTGGTCGGTCCGCTCGATGCCGATGCGGTCGGTGCGTCCAGCCTCTGGGCGTGCACCGCGCTGGGCTCGCGCGGCCTGAGCTTCGCGGCCCTGTGCGCGGAGCTGCTGGCCGCGCAATGGCACGGCGAGCCGCTGCCGTTGCCCGCCAACCTGGCCAAGGCGCTCGCAACGCAGCGCACCCAGGCGTAGGCGCCAGCCCGCCAAGGCCCGAGAATGCATCGCATGGCCATCCAATACGACATCATCCACACCACCGTCTACCGCTACAAAAAGCCGGTCACCTTTGGCCTGCACCGGGTGATGTTCCGCCCGCGCGACAGCCATGACCTGCGTGTGCTGGCCACCGACCTGCAGGTGAGCCCCCAGTCGTTCACGCGGCTGATCCAGGACCCGCATTCGAACTCGGTCGCGCTGGTGCAGCCCATGGGCGAGGCCACCGAGCTGCGCATCGTGTGCTCCTTCACCATCGAGCACGTGCCGGCGCAGCAGGACCAGCTCGCGCTCGATCCGGCCGCCGAGTTTCTGCCCTTCGCCTATTCGGTGCAGGAGCGCCTCGATCTCGAGCACTACCTGCGTCCGCACCACGACGACGATGCCAGCGGCACGCTGATCCGCTGGGCCCACCAGTTCCTGCACACCGACCAGCCCAACAGCACGCGCGAAGTGCTCGCGCGCATGAACGCGCACATCGGCCAGAGCCTCGAATACCGGGCGCGCGACGAAGAAGGCACGCAGACGCCGCTGCAGACGCTGGCGCTCGGCAGCGGCAGCTGCCGCGACTACGCGCTGCTGATGATGGAAGCCGCGCGGCGCCTGGGCATCGCCACGCGCTTCGTCTCGGGCTACCTGTACGACGCCGCGCTCGACCGCGCGGCCCAGGCACCCGGCGAATCGATGACCGGCGCCGGCACCACGCACGCCTGGCTGCAGGCCTACCTGCCGGGCATCGGCTGGCTCGCCTTCGACCCGACCAACAACCTCATGGGCAGCGGCCAGCTGATCCGCGTCGGCGTCACGCGCGACCCGGCGCAGGCCGCGCCGATCTCGGGCAGCTGGTATGGCGATGCCGAGGCCTACGAGGGCCTCGAAGCCACGGTGGTGGTGACGCGCCGCAAGGACTGATGCGCCGCACCCAGGTGTCGCGCAGGAGATAGCAGCTACGGGAAAGCCCGGGCCGACGCGCCCGGCAACGCTCCTACGCTCCGCCGCCGGTTCAGTGAAATAGCACGGTCGTTCTCTACGGGCCGGCCAGGCTGCGCTGCGCCGGGCTTCTTCCCAACAACACAAGAACGGAGAGAGACATCCCATGCATTCCACGCGCCTGACATTTCTTGCCCTTGCAGCCAGCCTTGCCGTCGCATCCTGCGGCGGGGGCGGAGGCAACGGTTTTGCCTTCACGCCACTGGCGCCGGCTCCGGCACCCGCGCCGCCGGCGCCGCCTCCTCCTCCCCCTGCGCCGCCCGAAGAGACGCGCCTGCAGGACAGCCGCAATTCCTTCGCACCCGCCGACCCGGCGGCCACCACCTTCGCAGCGCTCGCGGCCGATGCGGGCGACACCATCGACAACACCACCACCAGCCGTTGGGCCGGCATGCTCGGCGGCGCGCAGTACCGCATCGAGGTGCCCGCCAACTGGAACGGCAAGCTCGTGATGTACGCCCACGGCTATGCCGGCGAGAGCAACCTGCTGGTCGTGAACAACCCTTCCATCCGCCGCTTCCTGATCCAGAACGGCTACGCCTGGGCCGCATCGAGCTACAGCAAGAATTTCTACGACGTGCGCGCAGGCGTGGAAGACACCAACGCGCTGGCCCTGCAGTTCAACGCCGTCGCCAAGGCCAGCGGCCGCGAGCTCGCGGCGCCATCGAAGATCTACATCACGGGCCATTCGATGGGCGGCCACATCACGGCGGCGGCCATCGAGGACGAGGCCTACGCCACCGCCAACCACAAGGTGAAGTACCACGGCGCGGTGCCGATGTGCGGCGTGACGGGCGACACCGAGCTGTTCGACTACTTCGCTGGCGCGCAGGTTGCCGCGCAGGCGCTCGCGGGACTACCGAAGTACCCGACCGTGAACTGGTCGGACATCAAGGCGCAGGTCACGGGCACGCTGTACACCGCCTTCCCGGGCACGCCCACGGCCACCGGCCTGAAGTTCGGCTCGGTGGTGAAGAACCTCACGGGCGGCGAGCGGCCCATGTTCGACCTCGGCTTCACGCAGGGCGGCTCGTTCGCGGCGGTGTGGGGCGTGTTCGGCAGCGACGGCACGGTCAACGGCATCCTGAACAGGAGCACGCTCGACACCAACCGCTTCACCTACACCATCGACGGCGACGTGCCGGGAACCACGGCACTGAACGCCGCAACGCTCAAGCTCAGCGCGGCGGCCGACGCCAACCGCCTGCGCACCGATGGCCTGCGCTGGATCCCCAAGGCGAATGGCGAGTTCAAGATTCCGGTGGTCACGCTGCACACGCTGGGCGACCTCTACGTGCCCTTCAGCATGGAGCAGATCTACAACCAGCGCGTGGCGGTCAAGGGCAACAGCGGCTGGCTGGTGCAGCGCGCGGTGCGCGGCATCTCGCATTGCGACTTCACGATCGCCGAGCAGGTCGAAGCCTTCGACGCGATGGTCAAGTGGGAGCGCGACGGCGTGAAGCCGGCCGGCGACGACGTGATCACCGCGGCCACGGTGGCCGACCCGGCCTATGGCTGCACATTCACGCGCCCGCTCGGCGCGGTGGATGAAAGCAGCACCAGCAAGGCGACGCGTCCGGGCGCGGCGGCCGCACGCCCCTGCCCGCCGTGAACCGCGTGACCGGCATGTGGATCGGCAGGCGGTCGGCGGCCGCGCTGTAGCATCGCCTCCACCCATAGGCAACCCACGAGCGCTGCACGATGCCCGCGACATTCAAGATCTCCGAAGACGACTACGTCGATGCCATGAAGCTCTACGCGCGGTTGCCGCGCCTGGCGCAATGGATCCTGGCCGCCGCTGCCGTGCTGCTCGTGCTGGCGGCGGTCTTCGGCACGCGGCAGGTCCAGGCGAGCGCACTGGGCGGGCTGGTCGGCGGCGCGAGCGTTCTGCTGGCCATGCGCTTCGTGCTCATGCCGATGACGGCCCGCCGGCACTACCGCAAGTACAAGGCGATCCGGGAAGAGTTTTCGGCGGAGCTGCTCGACGACGCACTGCGCCTTCGCGCCCCGCACGGCGAGAGCCGGATCGTCTGGGCGAACGTGCTCAAGTGGCGCCAGGACGATCGCTTCGTGCTGCTCTACCTGATGCCGCGCCTCTTCCATGCGCTGCCCAAGTCGGTGGGCGCGCAGGGCTTCGACCTGCCAGGACTCATCGAACGGCTGAACCGGCACGTCGGCCCCGAACATTGACGGCCGCTGGAATCAGCGGCAATGTCGCTCCCATTGGCCAGGCACCCAAGGCTCCTTCAAGGACAGCACATGAGATTCCCCGCACTCACCGCCGGCATGCTCGCTGCCGCGGCGCTGGCCTGGCATGCCGCACCTTCGTCCGCAGAGCCGGCCCGGCGCGTGCCGGCGCCAGCGGCCGACCTGCCGGCCTCGCCCACCACGAAATACGACGTCGCCGTGTTCGCCGGCGGTTGCTTCTGGGGCGTGCAAGGCGTGTTCCAGCGCGTCAGGGGCGTGAACAACGCCGTGTCCGGCTATGCCGGCGGCCAAGCGAAGACGGCGCGCTATGAGGACGTGGGTTCAGGCCGCACCGGCCATGCCGAATCGGTGCGCATCACCTACGACCCGCGGCAGATCAGCTACGGCAAGCTGCTGCAGATCTATTTCTCGGTGGCGCACGACCCGACCCAGCTGAACCGGCAGGGGCCGGACACAGGCCCTCAATACCGCTCCACCGTGTTTGCCGAGAACGCCGAGCAGGCCCACATCGCGAAGGCATACATCGTGCAGCTGAACCAGGCCAGGACCTTCGGCAAGCCACTGGCGACCACCATCGAAATGGCGAAGCCGTTTTATGCGGCCGAGT
This genomic window from Variovorax paradoxus contains:
- a CDS encoding sulfonate ABC transporter substrate-binding protein, whose protein sequence is MTSISIPRRRLLQSAAAAAIALPSFAALAQAPARQLRIGNQKGSLSILKGRGTLEKRLAPLGVAVKWTEFTAGPVQLEALNVGSIDFGDVGEAPPIFAQAAGAPLAYVATTLPRPQSEAVLVPRGSAIRTVAELKGKKVALNKGSNVHYFIAKLLEKHGLAYGDLNLVFLPPADARAAFEKGSVDAWVIWDPFLAAAEKSLEARVLADATGVVGNRGYYFSSLGYVAKNADVLAIAIEEINKIDLWGTANRNELATELAALWGLPKPVADLSVARAAYGTGSITRAVLAEQQKIADTFFDLKLIPRKINVLEAAAAGIA
- the ssuE gene encoding NADPH-dependent FMN reductase, yielding MSVLLIAGSPSAPSRSTALLEAVGERLAGRHAHIERLAIRDLPAQALLLADWNHPAIERAIAQVAHARVVVVATPVYKAAYSGVLKVFLDLLAQNALKGKTVLPLATGGSPHHMLALDYALRPVLHALSARHILPGVYATDSQIALTPENAYQVHADLAERLNEAVEVLATEGLKLPATHGFEPVPFSKVRCSV
- a CDS encoding sulfate ABC transporter substrate-binding protein encodes the protein MSLRRDFIKLSLGAGVAGAMALTALPSFAQQGAAPVTLLNVSYDPTRELYVDYNRAFAKYWKGKTGQDVTIKQSHGGSGKQARSIIDGIDADVATLALGGDIDALVTHGGAVKAGWQKRLPQNSAPYTSTIVFLVKKGNPKGLKDWDDLVKPGVQVITPNPKTSGGARWNYLAAWEFAKRKYGSDAKAKEYIGSLFKNVPVLDTGARGSTITFVQRGVGDVLLAWENEAFLALKEFGPDKFEIVVPSISILAEPTVAVVDKVVDKKGTRAVAEEYLKYLYSDEGQDIAGRNFYRPTSEKAKAKYDKQFPKLTLVTIDQAFGGWAKADKDHFADGASFDQIYTAKQR
- a CDS encoding oxidative damage protection protein encodes the protein MARMVQCIKLGKEAEGLDFPPYPGELGKRLWENVSKEAWAAWLKQQTMLVNENRLNLADLRARQYLARQMEKHFFGEGADVAQGYVPPPPPSN
- the mnmC gene encoding FAD-dependent 5-carboxymethylaminomethyl-2-thiouridine(34) oxidoreductase MnmC, encoding MAAEPVAWRADGVPHSERFDDIYHTVTGALAQSRHVFLGGCGLPEAWSGRPHWRILETGFGLGLNFLTTWQAWRADANRPRMLHFVAIEAHPVGPEDLLRAAGAYPELMPLARELAAQWHGLLPGFHRLAFDAGRVLLTLCIGDVQPMLRAQRFEADSIFLDGFSPQQNPAMWSPDTLKAVSRFARQGTGLATWTYARAVRDALSQNGFQLQRRQGLPPKRDCLNGVFAPAWTVRRRGPAPERIETPGRCAVIGAGLAGAAVAASLARRGWQVMVLDAADRPAAGASGLPVGVMAPHVSPDDALLSRLTRAGIRATWHELQRLLEQGRDWRASGVLERRPDGDTRVPAGWSDGGPNESWPASAAQLAQAGLPADAPALWHARAGWVRPQRLITAWLRGPGIEFRGSARMARMARSAGAWQLFDAADRLLAEAERVVVAAGFESGRFAPGLPLQPVRGQVMWGSMTADPGLPAAPINGDGHLIAHVPADDGSHLWLAGATFDRDSTELEPNDADAAANRERLQRLHPGAAAALAASFDRGEAHAWVGVRCASGDRRPLVGPLDADAVGASSLWACTALGSRGLSFAALCAELLAAQWHGEPLPLPANLAKALATQRTQA
- a CDS encoding transglutaminase family protein encodes the protein MAIQYDIIHTTVYRYKKPVTFGLHRVMFRPRDSHDLRVLATDLQVSPQSFTRLIQDPHSNSVALVQPMGEATELRIVCSFTIEHVPAQQDQLALDPAAEFLPFAYSVQERLDLEHYLRPHHDDDASGTLIRWAHQFLHTDQPNSTREVLARMNAHIGQSLEYRARDEEGTQTPLQTLALGSGSCRDYALLMMEAARRLGIATRFVSGYLYDAALDRAAQAPGESMTGAGTTHAWLQAYLPGIGWLAFDPTNNLMGSGQLIRVGVTRDPAQAAPISGSWYGDAEAYEGLEATVVVTRRKD
- a CDS encoding alpha/beta hydrolase family protein, which encodes MHSTRLTFLALAASLAVASCGGGGGNGFAFTPLAPAPAPAPPAPPPPPPAPPEETRLQDSRNSFAPADPAATTFAALAADAGDTIDNTTTSRWAGMLGGAQYRIEVPANWNGKLVMYAHGYAGESNLLVVNNPSIRRFLIQNGYAWAASSYSKNFYDVRAGVEDTNALALQFNAVAKASGRELAAPSKIYITGHSMGGHITAAAIEDEAYATANHKVKYHGAVPMCGVTGDTELFDYFAGAQVAAQALAGLPKYPTVNWSDIKAQVTGTLYTAFPGTPTATGLKFGSVVKNLTGGERPMFDLGFTQGGSFAAVWGVFGSDGTVNGILNRSTLDTNRFTYTIDGDVPGTTALNAATLKLSAAADANRLRTDGLRWIPKANGEFKIPVVTLHTLGDLYVPFSMEQIYNQRVAVKGNSGWLVQRAVRGISHCDFTIAEQVEAFDAMVKWERDGVKPAGDDVITAATVADPAYGCTFTRPLGAVDESSTSKATRPGAAAARPCPP
- a CDS encoding YcxB family protein; amino-acid sequence: MPATFKISEDDYVDAMKLYARLPRLAQWILAAAAVLLVLAAVFGTRQVQASALGGLVGGASVLLAMRFVLMPMTARRHYRKYKAIREEFSAELLDDALRLRAPHGESRIVWANVLKWRQDDRFVLLYLMPRLFHALPKSVGAQGFDLPGLIERLNRHVGPEH
- the msrA gene encoding peptide-methionine (S)-S-oxide reductase MsrA; its protein translation is MRFPALTAGMLAAAALAWHAAPSSAEPARRVPAPAADLPASPTTKYDVAVFAGGCFWGVQGVFQRVRGVNNAVSGYAGGQAKTARYEDVGSGRTGHAESVRITYDPRQISYGKLLQIYFSVAHDPTQLNRQGPDTGPQYRSTVFAENAEQAHIAKAYIVQLNQARTFGKPLATTIEMAKPFYAAESYHQDFLTRHPGNEYIVFNDLPKIEDLRKLFPESYRSKPVLVNAAKGG